The Vibrio kanaloae genome has a window encoding:
- the mutM gene encoding bifunctional DNA-formamidopyrimidine glycosylase/DNA-(apurinic or apyrimidinic site) lyase, with translation MPELPEVEVSRMGISPHLVGETIKTMTFRTPKLRWDIPLDLKQLEGEKILAISRRAKYLIIETKVGSAIVHLGMSGSLRVLDADFPAAKHDHVDLKLTNGKVLRYNDPRRFGAWLWSAPDEVHPVLLGSGPEPLTDDFNADYIAEKAEKRKVAVKQFIMDNKVVVGVGNIYANEALFASRISPLRPASKVTKQEWLLLTKEIKQVLATAIKQGGTTLKDFAQADGKPGYFAQELQVYGKAKEECPNCEALIQELKIGQRNTFFCEQCQV, from the coding sequence ATGCCTGAATTACCCGAAGTTGAAGTGAGCCGTATGGGGATCTCGCCTCATTTAGTTGGTGAGACAATAAAAACGATGACTTTTCGGACACCTAAATTACGTTGGGATATCCCACTTGATTTAAAACAGTTGGAAGGTGAAAAAATACTCGCCATCTCTCGTCGAGCTAAGTATCTGATCATTGAAACTAAGGTTGGCAGTGCCATTGTTCATTTGGGGATGTCTGGTTCACTGCGCGTATTAGATGCAGACTTCCCTGCAGCTAAGCACGATCACGTGGATCTTAAGCTCACTAACGGCAAGGTACTGCGTTATAACGACCCACGCCGCTTTGGTGCTTGGCTATGGTCGGCGCCTGATGAAGTCCATCCTGTGTTACTGGGGTCTGGCCCCGAGCCGCTAACGGACGACTTCAATGCCGACTACATAGCCGAGAAGGCAGAAAAACGTAAAGTCGCCGTGAAGCAATTCATCATGGACAACAAAGTGGTGGTGGGTGTCGGTAATATTTACGCCAACGAAGCACTATTTGCTTCACGTATTAGCCCTTTGCGCCCTGCAAGCAAAGTGACAAAACAAGAGTGGCTCTTGTTAACCAAAGAGATCAAACAAGTGCTCGCCACCGCTATCAAACAAGGCGGGACCACTTTAAAGGATTTTGCACAAGCTGATGGTAAGCCTGGATACTTTGCTCAAGAGCTACAGGTTTATGGTAAAGCGAAAGAGGAATGCCCTAATTGTGAGGCTCTGATTCAAGAGTTAAAAATAGGGCAGAGAAACACGTTCTTCTGTGAACAGTGCCAAGTATAA
- the rpmG gene encoding 50S ribosomal protein L33: MAKGIREKIRLVSSAGTGHFYTTDKNKRNMPGKFEIKKFDPVVRQHVMYKEAKIK, translated from the coding sequence ATGGCTAAAGGCATTCGTGAGAAAATTCGTCTAGTATCTTCTGCAGGTACTGGTCACTTCTACACAACTGATAAGAACAAACGTAACATGCCAGGCAAATTTGAGATCAAAAAGTTTGATCCAGTAGTTCGCCAACACGTTATGTACAAAGAAGCGAAAATCAAGTAA
- the rpmB gene encoding 50S ribosomal protein L28 → MSRVCQVTGKRPVTGNNRSHARNATKRRFLPNLQTHRFWVESEKRFVKLRLTAKGMRIIDKKGIDAVLVDIRARGENV, encoded by the coding sequence ATGTCCCGAGTATGCCAAGTAACTGGTAAGCGTCCAGTAACGGGTAACAACCGTTCACACGCACGCAATGCTACTAAGCGCCGTTTTCTGCCGAACCTACAAACTCATCGTTTCTGGGTAGAGAGCGAAAAACGTTTTGTTAAACTACGTCTAACTGCTAAAGGCATGCGTATTATTGATAAGAAAGGCATCGATGCTGTTCTTGTTGATATCCGTGCACGTGGCGAAAACGTTTAA
- the radC gene encoding RadC family protein, translating into MPISNIPAESMPREKLLNRGPDSLSDAELLAIFLRTGTQGMNVLELADKLIKDFGSLRQLFSATETEFCAHKGLGQAKYVQLQAVLEMTQRYLAETLSRGDALTSPSHTKLYLSSMLRDRQREAFYILFLDNQNRVIKDEVMFEGTIDAASVYPREVVKRSLHHNAAALILAHNHPSGVAEPSQADRRITRRLTDALALVDIRVLDHFVVGDGEVVSFAERGWI; encoded by the coding sequence ATGCCTATCAGTAATATTCCTGCCGAATCGATGCCGAGAGAAAAACTACTAAATAGAGGGCCGGATTCTTTGAGTGATGCCGAATTGCTCGCGATATTTCTTCGTACAGGTACACAGGGAATGAACGTACTAGAGTTAGCCGATAAGTTGATCAAAGACTTTGGCTCGCTACGGCAACTTTTTTCTGCAACGGAAACGGAATTCTGTGCCCATAAAGGACTGGGGCAAGCGAAATATGTTCAATTGCAGGCTGTGTTAGAGATGACGCAACGTTATTTAGCAGAGACGTTATCTCGTGGAGATGCATTAACGAGCCCTAGTCATACCAAGCTCTACCTTTCGAGTATGTTGCGCGATCGCCAGCGAGAAGCCTTCTATATATTGTTCCTCGATAACCAAAATAGGGTAATAAAGGACGAGGTGATGTTTGAAGGAACCATCGATGCTGCATCGGTTTACCCTCGGGAAGTGGTTAAACGGTCTCTTCACCATAATGCAGCGGCATTAATCCTGGCTCATAACCATCCTTCGGGTGTCGCAGAGCCCAGCCAAGCGGATAGGCGAATCACACGCCGTTTAACCGATGCATTAGCGTTGGTGGACATCCGAGTTCTCGACCATTTTGTCGTTGGAGATGGCGAAGTTGTCTCTTTTGCAGAGCGTGGATGGATTTGA
- the coaBC gene encoding bifunctional phosphopantothenoylcysteine decarboxylase/phosphopantothenate--cysteine ligase CoaBC, producing the protein MQTLVNQLSNADQQGLAGKKILLGISGGIAAYKCAELTRRLIERGAQVQVVMTNAAKEFITPLTMQAVSGRPVSDSLLDPAAEASMGHIELAKWADLVLLAPATADLIARMTAGMGNDLLTTLVLATDAPVAVSPAMNQQMYSHPATQENIATLKRRGCEIWGPAAGEQACGDVGMGRMLEPMQLVHRCEDFFQPKPLTGRSVLITAGPTREAIDPVRYITNHSSGKMGYALAEAAAKQGATVTLVSGPVSLATPSQVTRIDVDSAQQMFDAVAASASQHDIFISCAAVADYRPETIADQKLKKVDGKDDMTIQMVKNPDIVASVASMTEGRPFTVGFAAETQDVEKYARGKLERKNLDMICANDVSVEGQGFNSSSNELHLYWKGGDKSLPLESKDTLGFQILDQIQKLIDA; encoded by the coding sequence ATGCAAACATTGGTTAATCAACTGAGTAACGCAGACCAACAAGGCCTAGCAGGTAAAAAAATCCTACTTGGTATTAGTGGTGGTATCGCTGCTTATAAATGTGCCGAACTGACTCGTCGCTTAATTGAACGTGGAGCACAGGTACAAGTCGTGATGACAAATGCGGCCAAGGAGTTCATTACTCCCCTCACCATGCAAGCCGTCTCTGGAAGGCCAGTGTCTGATAGTTTGCTTGATCCTGCGGCGGAAGCTTCCATGGGGCACATCGAGCTCGCAAAGTGGGCTGACTTGGTATTACTAGCACCAGCAACCGCCGACCTTATTGCGCGCATGACAGCTGGCATGGGTAACGACTTGCTGACCACTTTGGTTTTAGCAACCGATGCACCAGTTGCGGTCTCTCCGGCCATGAACCAGCAAATGTACAGCCATCCTGCGACTCAAGAAAACATCGCGACACTAAAACGTCGTGGTTGTGAAATCTGGGGACCTGCGGCTGGCGAGCAAGCGTGTGGTGATGTCGGTATGGGTCGTATGTTAGAGCCAATGCAGCTAGTACATCGCTGTGAAGACTTCTTCCAACCTAAGCCGCTTACTGGCCGTTCTGTGCTTATTACTGCAGGTCCGACTCGTGAAGCGATTGACCCTGTGCGTTACATTACCAATCACAGCTCAGGCAAGATGGGCTATGCACTGGCTGAAGCAGCCGCCAAACAAGGCGCAACAGTCACTCTAGTCAGCGGCCCTGTATCACTCGCGACACCAAGCCAAGTGACTCGTATTGATGTCGACAGCGCTCAACAGATGTTTGATGCGGTTGCAGCAAGCGCTTCTCAACACGATATTTTCATCAGCTGCGCCGCGGTTGCCGATTATCGCCCTGAGACCATCGCAGACCAAAAGCTTAAAAAGGTCGATGGTAAAGACGACATGACCATTCAAATGGTTAAGAATCCAGATATCGTCGCTTCTGTCGCTTCAATGACCGAAGGTCGCCCATTTACTGTCGGCTTCGCAGCAGAAACTCAAGATGTTGAGAAGTACGCACGCGGCAAACTTGAAAGAAAGAATCTCGATATGATTTGCGCCAACGACGTATCTGTCGAAGGGCAAGGCTTCAATAGCAGTAGCAATGAGCTGCACCTTTATTGGAAAGGCGGCGATAAATCTCTACCACTGGAAAGCAAAGACACACTTGGTTTCCAGATCCTCGATCAGATCCAAAAGCTTATTGATGCATAA
- the slmA gene encoding nucleoid occlusion factor SlmA: protein MAGARKSNRREEILQALAQMLESTEGASRITTVKLAKQVGVSEAALYRHFPSKARMFEGLIEFIEEALMSRINRILDEEKDTLERIRLVLQLILAFSERNPGLTRILSGHALMFENERLRDRINQLFERIETQLRQILRERKLREGKSFPVDEKILAAQLLGQVEGSLNRFVRSDFKYQPTENFDAYWALLSAQIK, encoded by the coding sequence ATGGCTGGTGCTCGAAAATCAAACCGTCGTGAAGAAATCCTACAAGCTCTCGCACAAATGTTGGAATCGACCGAAGGTGCTTCTCGTATCACAACGGTAAAGTTGGCCAAGCAAGTGGGTGTTTCTGAAGCTGCATTATACCGCCACTTCCCAAGCAAAGCCCGCATGTTTGAAGGCCTGATCGAGTTCATTGAAGAAGCGTTGATGTCTCGAATCAACCGCATTCTGGATGAAGAGAAAGACACGCTAGAGCGCATACGCCTAGTGCTACAACTTATTTTAGCTTTCTCAGAACGTAACCCAGGCCTGACTCGAATTTTGTCTGGCCATGCTCTAATGTTTGAAAATGAACGCCTGCGTGATCGCATCAACCAACTTTTCGAACGCATTGAGACGCAACTTCGCCAGATCCTGCGTGAAAGAAAGCTTCGTGAAGGGAAATCATTCCCGGTTGATGAGAAAATCTTAGCCGCTCAGCTGCTAGGTCAAGTTGAAGGTAGCTTGAATCGATTTGTTCGCTCAGATTTCAAATATCAACCGACAGAAAACTTTGATGCTTATTGGGCTCTGCTAAGCGCTCAAATTAAGTAG
- the lpxL gene encoding LpxL/LpxP family Kdo(2)-lipid IV(A) lauroyl/palmitoleoyl acyltransferase, producing the protein MTTKTSPTNSTAQHVITKPPFTLALLHPKYWGVWFGFGLLALIVNVLPYRMLLLLGRLLGSLGARFGKKRVAVATRNLELAFPDKPADEVATMVSENFKNTGMALIETGITWFWPTWRFKRILVDKDTQMLRTHKANGKGVLLCCVHALNLEITARAMAVLGISGLGVYRPHNNPAYEFIQYRGRTQNGNRLIHRKDVKRMIRILRQGEILFYLPDHDYGRNKAVFVPFFAVEDACTTTGTSILAYTSRCAIVPGSGFRNADGKYEIMADESIEDNYPQKDEKAAAAYMNRYLEKIILRAPEQWMWLHKRFKTMEDPEVERGIRYK; encoded by the coding sequence ATGACGACGAAAACTTCTCCGACAAACAGCACTGCACAACACGTTATTACTAAGCCACCTTTTACTCTGGCGTTACTCCACCCTAAATACTGGGGCGTTTGGTTCGGTTTTGGGCTATTAGCGCTTATCGTTAATGTTCTCCCTTACCGTATGTTATTACTGCTAGGTCGTTTATTGGGTTCTCTTGGTGCTCGTTTTGGCAAGAAGCGCGTCGCTGTAGCAACCCGTAACTTGGAACTCGCCTTCCCAGACAAGCCAGCTGATGAAGTCGCGACAATGGTCAGTGAGAACTTTAAGAATACTGGTATGGCGCTAATCGAAACCGGTATTACGTGGTTTTGGCCAACATGGCGTTTCAAGCGCATCCTAGTGGACAAAGACACCCAAATGCTGCGTACTCACAAAGCCAACGGTAAAGGGGTTCTTCTATGCTGCGTTCATGCCTTAAATCTAGAGATCACTGCGCGAGCAATGGCGGTACTTGGCATTTCTGGTTTAGGTGTTTACCGCCCGCACAACAATCCAGCTTATGAGTTCATTCAATACCGAGGTCGTACTCAGAACGGCAATCGCTTGATTCACCGTAAAGATGTGAAACGTATGATTCGAATTCTGCGTCAGGGTGAGATCCTTTTCTATCTGCCAGATCATGATTACGGTCGTAACAAAGCTGTGTTTGTGCCTTTCTTCGCGGTAGAAGATGCGTGTACTACCACAGGGACTAGCATTCTGGCTTACACCAGCCGATGCGCAATTGTTCCGGGTTCAGGTTTTAGAAATGCCGATGGCAAGTATGAAATCATGGCCGATGAATCAATCGAAGATAACTACCCACAGAAAGATGAGAAAGCAGCGGCGGCTTACATGAACCGCTACCTTGAGAAGATTATCTTACGTGCTCCAGAGCAATGGATGTGGCTACACAAGCGCTTCAAAACAATGGAAGATCCAGAAGTGGAGCGCGGTATTCGTTATAAATAG
- the pyrE gene encoding orotate phosphoribosyltransferase, translating to MKAYQREFIEFALEKEVLKFGEFTLKSGRKSPYFFNAGLFNTGRDLARLGRFYAAALADSGIEFDVLFGPAYKGIPIATTTAVALADHHDVDTPYCFNRKEAKNHGEGGNLVGSALEGRIMLVDDVITAGTAIRESMEIIQANGADLAGVLVAIDRQEKGKGELSAIQEVERDFGCAIISIVSLTDLVTFLEEKGTDAAHLESVKAYRAQYGI from the coding sequence ATGAAAGCATATCAACGTGAATTTATTGAATTTGCACTAGAGAAAGAAGTACTTAAGTTTGGTGAGTTTACTTTAAAGTCTGGCCGTAAGAGCCCTTACTTCTTCAATGCTGGATTGTTTAATACAGGTCGTGACCTAGCGCGTTTAGGTCGCTTCTACGCAGCAGCATTGGCTGATTCTGGCATTGAATTCGATGTGCTATTTGGCCCTGCATACAAGGGTATTCCAATTGCAACGACAACAGCGGTTGCATTGGCAGATCACCACGATGTAGACACGCCTTACTGCTTTAACCGTAAAGAAGCGAAAAACCACGGCGAAGGTGGCAATCTAGTAGGTAGCGCACTTGAAGGTCGCATCATGCTAGTGGACGACGTGATCACTGCAGGTACTGCGATTCGTGAGTCGATGGAAATCATCCAAGCAAACGGCGCTGATTTAGCGGGCGTGCTTGTTGCTATCGACCGTCAAGAGAAGGGCAAAGGCGAACTGTCTGCGATTCAAGAAGTTGAGCGTGACTTCGGTTGTGCAATCATCTCAATCGTTAGCCTGACTGACTTGGTGACTTTCCTTGAAGAGAAAGGCACAGACGCCGCGCACCTAGAATCTGTAAAAGCGTACCGCGCTCAATACGGAATCTAA
- the rph gene encoding ribonuclease PH produces MRPNDRAADQIRPIKITRNYTAYAEGSVLVEFGNTKVLCNATVEENVPRWLKGQGKGWVTAEYGMLPRATHTRNRREAASGKQGGRTMEIQRLIARSLRAVVDLKAMGEIMITVDCDVIQADGGTRTASISGASVAMADAIKSLLDSGKLKKNPMKGHVAAVSVGIVGAQALCDLEYVEDSAADTDMNVVMTEDGKMIEIQGTAEGEPFSHEELMQLLALANKGIADIVEAQKAALAD; encoded by the coding sequence ATGCGTCCAAATGACCGCGCTGCAGATCAAATTCGTCCAATTAAAATTACTCGTAACTACACAGCTTATGCTGAGGGTTCTGTATTAGTTGAGTTCGGCAACACTAAAGTTCTATGTAATGCAACGGTAGAAGAAAACGTGCCGCGTTGGTTAAAAGGCCAAGGAAAGGGTTGGGTAACCGCTGAATACGGTATGCTGCCACGTGCAACACACACTCGTAACCGTCGTGAAGCGGCGAGCGGTAAGCAAGGTGGTCGTACGATGGAAATCCAACGTCTGATCGCTCGTAGCCTGCGTGCAGTTGTTGATCTAAAAGCAATGGGTGAAATCATGATCACTGTCGATTGTGATGTTATCCAAGCCGATGGTGGTACACGTACTGCGTCTATCTCTGGTGCAAGCGTAGCGATGGCTGACGCAATCAAGAGCCTATTAGACAGCGGCAAACTGAAAAAGAACCCAATGAAAGGCCACGTAGCGGCAGTTTCAGTGGGCATCGTTGGTGCACAAGCACTGTGTGACCTTGAGTATGTTGAAGACTCAGCAGCTGATACCGACATGAACGTTGTAATGACCGAAGACGGTAAGATGATTGAGATTCAAGGCACCGCAGAAGGCGAACCGTTCAGCCACGAAGAGCTGATGCAGCTTTTAGCCCTGGCGAATAAGGGCATTGCTGACATTGTTGAAGCGCAAAAAGCTGCGTTGGCCGACTAA
- a CDS encoding YicC/YloC family endoribonuclease — MIYSMTAYARKEVKGDWGSAVWEIRSVNQRYLETYFRMPEQFRGLEPILRERFRKRLARGKVECNLRFEANPAAKGELSINEGLAQQVINAANQVMTMTGEDSRLNPFQVMNWPGVMETPEQDMDAINKDLLEAFNEAIAEFIDARAREGENMKALIVQRLDAITEEVVKVRARMPEILEWQRERLLNKFEEAKIELEGSRVEQELILLAQKSDVAEELDRLDSHVKEANAVLKKGGACGRKLDFMMQEFNRESNTLASKSISTDITASGVELKVLIEQMREQIQNIE, encoded by the coding sequence ATGATTTATAGTATGACCGCGTACGCACGCAAAGAAGTAAAAGGCGATTGGGGCAGCGCAGTATGGGAAATCCGTAGTGTAAACCAACGCTACCTAGAAACTTACTTCCGTATGCCTGAACAGTTCCGTGGTTTAGAGCCAATCTTGCGTGAGCGTTTCCGTAAGCGTCTTGCACGCGGTAAGGTTGAATGTAACCTACGCTTTGAGGCAAACCCTGCAGCAAAGGGCGAGCTAAGCATTAACGAAGGTTTGGCTCAGCAAGTAATCAATGCTGCGAACCAAGTAATGACGATGACAGGCGAAGACAGCCGTTTGAACCCATTCCAAGTGATGAACTGGCCTGGCGTGATGGAAACACCTGAGCAAGACATGGATGCCATCAACAAAGACCTGCTAGAAGCATTCAACGAAGCAATCGCAGAGTTCATTGATGCTCGTGCTCGCGAAGGTGAGAATATGAAGGCGCTCATCGTACAGCGCTTAGATGCAATCACTGAAGAAGTCGTGAAAGTTCGTGCACGCATGCCTGAGATTTTAGAATGGCAACGTGAGCGTCTACTTAACAAGTTTGAAGAAGCGAAAATTGAGCTTGAAGGTTCTCGTGTTGAGCAAGAGCTTATCTTGCTGGCACAGAAGTCAGACGTAGCAGAAGAGCTAGACCGTCTAGACTCTCATGTCAAAGAAGCAAACGCAGTACTGAAGAAAGGCGGCGCTTGTGGCCGTAAGCTCGACTTCATGATGCAAGAGTTCAACCGTGAGTCAAACACGCTAGCATCTAAGTCTATCAGCACAGACATCACAGCATCAGGCGTAGAGCTTAAAGTTCTTATCGAACAGATGCGTGAGCAGATCCAGAATATTGAATAA
- the cspE gene encoding transcription antiterminator/RNA stability regulator CspE has protein sequence MSNKTNGVVKWFNEEKGFGFLTQDNGGADVFVHFRAIASEGFKTLKEGQQVSFEVEQGQKGLQAANVVAV, from the coding sequence ATGTCTAACAAAACAAACGGCGTAGTAAAATGGTTTAACGAAGAGAAAGGTTTCGGTTTCCTAACTCAAGACAACGGCGGCGCTGACGTATTCGTTCACTTCCGTGCTATCGCTTCTGAAGGTTTCAAGACTCTTAAAGAAGGCCAACAAGTGTCTTTCGAAGTAGAGCAAGGCCAAAAAGGTCTTCAAGCTGCAAACGTTGTAGCTGTATAA
- a CDS encoding phosphate-starvation-inducible protein PsiE, whose amino-acid sequence MSSHLPKSFSKPFLKVFHIMEAVLLVAITLATLFAMVEEFMHVFSERRVQLTDILLMFIYLEVLAMVQQFVMNGKIPVRYPIYIAMMAIARYITLGMKELDAVLIVWLSLAAFTLAAATLLIRVGHHYWPYVDLRTKQPDE is encoded by the coding sequence ATGTCTTCTCATTTACCTAAATCTTTTAGTAAACCGTTTTTAAAAGTGTTCCACATTATGGAAGCGGTCTTGCTGGTGGCGATCACACTGGCGACCTTGTTTGCGATGGTTGAAGAGTTCATGCACGTTTTTTCTGAGCGGCGAGTGCAACTGACCGATATTCTTCTGATGTTTATTTACTTGGAAGTGTTGGCGATGGTTCAGCAGTTTGTGATGAACGGTAAGATCCCAGTCCGATACCCAATCTACATTGCGATGATGGCGATTGCTCGTTACATCACCTTAGGTATGAAGGAGCTCGATGCAGTATTGATCGTTTGGTTGTCTTTAGCGGCCTTTACCCTGGCAGCTGCCACATTACTGATTCGAGTCGGACATCACTATTGGCCCTATGTAGACCTTCGAACTAAGCAACCTGATGAGTAG
- a CDS encoding NCS2 family permease, whose product MSTDSTLKAQNTSGSLDSMFKITERKTTIGTELYAGFITFLAMSYILAVNPAILGGIPGMDKGAVFTATALAAAIATLIMGIWGNYPVMLAPGMSMNGFFKGLLLSGSVAVLWNEALFGIFLSGILYLAFSLTNIRKSMIESIPEDLKLAITVSLGLFIAFLGLKNAGIIVSNPFVLVGLGDISDPKVVIAYVSIFIALGCMVRDIKLATFISFVSAIVLTILADFFMGTSNAPIPDQFVAMPPSMAGSFGAIFDFSAFTPEKMFDLLFIVLIFLIVDFFDGLSTIVGVGRDAGIIDKDGKVPNAKSALVADAGGTVIGSILGTTSITAFSESGIASSQGAKTGLAAVMVAGLFLISLFLYPIFSIFSAAMVAPAMVVVGIYMVGRLGQINWEKKESRIAAFFTIMFTVLSFSPANGMAMGFISYAFTMVVAGKRKEVHPLIYGLCVVFLTYLILL is encoded by the coding sequence GTGAGTACCGATTCCACCCTGAAAGCCCAGAACACCTCTGGTTCGCTTGATTCGATGTTTAAAATCACTGAAAGAAAAACCACGATTGGCACTGAACTGTACGCGGGTTTTATTACTTTCTTGGCGATGAGCTACATTCTTGCGGTTAACCCGGCCATTTTGGGGGGGATCCCAGGTATGGACAAAGGGGCGGTATTTACTGCAACGGCATTGGCTGCGGCTATCGCAACGCTCATCATGGGCATTTGGGGCAACTACCCAGTCATGCTTGCACCGGGTATGAGCATGAACGGCTTCTTCAAAGGTTTGCTATTAAGTGGTTCAGTTGCAGTGCTTTGGAATGAGGCGCTGTTCGGCATTTTCCTGTCAGGTATCTTGTACCTCGCGTTCTCGTTAACCAATATTCGTAAGTCGATGATTGAGTCGATTCCTGAAGACTTGAAGCTGGCGATTACTGTGTCTCTCGGCTTATTCATTGCATTCTTAGGCCTTAAGAATGCAGGCATCATCGTTTCTAACCCGTTCGTACTGGTTGGCTTAGGCGACATTTCCGATCCAAAAGTGGTCATCGCTTACGTGAGCATCTTCATCGCACTAGGATGTATGGTTCGTGACATCAAGCTAGCGACGTTCATCTCGTTCGTTTCTGCTATCGTATTGACCATTCTTGCTGACTTCTTCATGGGCACTTCAAACGCACCCATTCCAGATCAGTTTGTTGCTATGCCGCCAAGCATGGCCGGCAGCTTCGGTGCTATTTTTGATTTCTCTGCTTTCACGCCTGAGAAAATGTTCGATCTCTTGTTCATTGTCCTTATCTTCCTGATTGTCGATTTCTTTGATGGCTTGAGCACAATTGTGGGCGTTGGCCGTGATGCGGGTATTATCGATAAAGATGGCAAGGTGCCAAACGCGAAGTCAGCGTTGGTTGCTGATGCCGGCGGTACGGTGATTGGTTCGATTCTTGGTACGACATCAATTACCGCTTTCTCTGAGTCTGGCATTGCTTCTTCTCAAGGTGCAAAAACGGGGTTAGCGGCAGTGATGGTGGCTGGCCTGTTCTTAATCTCGCTCTTCCTATACCCAATCTTCTCTATCTTCTCGGCAGCAATGGTTGCGCCAGCGATGGTCGTGGTCGGTATTTATATGGTGGGCCGTCTTGGCCAGATTAATTGGGAAAAGAAAGAGTCACGCATTGCAGCCTTCTTCACCATCATGTTCACAGTGCTAAGCTTCTCACCTGCGAACGGTATGGCGATGGGCTTCATCAGCTACGCATTCACTATGGTTGTCGCGGGTAAGCGTAAAGAAGTACACCCGCTTATCTACGGACTGTGTGTGGTGTTCTTAACTTACCTAATCCTGCTATAA